In Mesoplasma florum L1, the DNA window GATTTAATCTCTTTTAATAAATCTTTTTCTATGTCATTAAGTTTATTTAATAATTTAGTTAAATCCTCTAACTCTTCAACTTCATTTAAATTATCTAAAAGACTTGTTAATTCTTTTTTATTTTTTAATTCAGCTTCAACATTTTCTAAACTTGAAATAACAATTGCTAAACCAGGTTCTAAAAAATCAACTTCGATTTCGTTATTCATCTTCTTTCTCCTTTTAAAGTATAATTATATTTAATTATACCTTATAATATAAAAAAGAATAAGAATAGAGGAGTTATAATGATTCAAATATTTAAGTTAAAAGAGTTAAATCAAGTTGAATTATCACATTTGGAAGAATTAAATTCTTGATGAGATAAACCTGTTGATAAAAAAATTGCAAAATGCAAATTGTTTATTTCAAAGTTTGGACTGCAGCCAAATGATTACATTACATTTGATAGTTTAAAAGAAGTTAATTTTAATGATTATATAAGGGGTGTAAATAATTATTTAAATTTTTATACACCGAAATTAAAAACAATTGTAAGCGAAAGACATGCTTTTAAAAAATTTGATAAGTCAATTATAAATTATATGCAATTAAATGGTTATACAGCATCAATAAGTACTATAGCATCATTTTATACAGAAGAAGTAGATCATGATTTAAATAAATTTAATAAAATTGATGCAATTAATTTTGCAAATAAAGTTTTATTAGAAAAATGAAATAAATTCAAAAGAGAAGTTTTATCTACTTTTGGTGGGAATGAAATAATTAAAGATGTTATAAAAGGAATATTTGAAAACGAAGTTATTTATGATGGTGTATTTTTTGACTCAAGAATCATTGTAAATACAATTGTAAAATATGCATCAAATCTTTTAAAGAAAACTGAAATTACAGAAAAGCAATTTTTAAATATTATGTACTTAGCTTATCTTCAATCTAACTTTATTGAATCTTTTATTTATATTTACAAAGGTTTCACAATAAACCTAAAATAAAAAAACTATTAGGAATTAAACTAATAGTTTTTTATTAATAAACTTTTATTTCTTCACCGTTAATATCACTTTCAATAACGTTAACAAAAGCTAATGCAGCTTTCTCAACAGGGACAGGTTTTACACCTTTGAAATAATCTTCATATTCAACCATTGATTCATTAAAAACTGAAGGACTAACGCAATTTATTCTAATGTCTTTTTCTATATCAAAAGCGGCTGCTTTAGCAAAAGAAGCTACAGCTCCATTAATCAAGGCATACATTGTTCCCATTTTAATAAACTCTTCTTTAATTATTCCTGCAATTAAAGTTATGCTTCCTTTTTCATTTAAATACTTACTTCCTATTAAAACCATATTAACTTGTCCTAATAATTTACTATTTAAAGAAAACTTTATATCTTCTTGAGTTAAGTTTTCTAAAGGAGCCATTGTAGCTGAACCTGCAGCATTCACAATATGATCAACATTCCCAATCTTTTGAAACATTGCTTCAATACTTTCTTTTGAAGTCATATCTACCTGAATATCTCCAGATTTTCTTCCAGCTGTTATTATTTCATATTCTTTTTTGCTTTTATTCAATTCTTTAACTATAGCAGTTCCTAGTGTTCCATGACCACCTAAAATTAATACTTTCATTTAAATCTCCTTTTTTAATTAAATTGATTATATAACTATTTTAAAAAATTGATTATTTTTAGTTTATAAATTTAATAAAAAAAAGATGCAAAAAGCATCTTTTTAGCAAACTAAATTGCTTTATTATTATTTGTATTTACGGTTTTGTTTTTGTTTGTAAATTCTTTTTTCTTTTTTACTTAGGTGATATTCACGTTTTCTAGCTTCAGCTTTGTTTGATGATGCTACTTTTTGAAATCGTTTAAGAGCTTTTTCGATTGATTCTCCCTCGTGTACGATAATACTTGCCATTTTTTCAACTCCAATTCAATAAACTATTAATATTTTATCTCAATTGGGTTGTAAATTACAATACTTTTAATAAAAATAAAAAAATTTAACCTTTTTTTGTTTTGGTTAAATTTTATTTTCTATAAAAATCATCAAAGTTTTTTGTCAGATTTTTTTCTCATAATAAAGTAAGGTATAAATATTACTAATAAAACAATAGCCAATATTGTGAAAAAAATTAACATACAAAATTTATTAGCTGCTTTCTTTAAAGCTATTTGTTCAGCAACTCCAACAATTTCATATCCATAAAATGAATCTATGTTTCCCTTTCTCGAATAATTAAATATTAAAGAAAAAATTTGGATTATTGCAGTTAATGATAAAATCACAATAAAAATCATAATTTCTGAATCTAAACTAACTTTATCTGATTTATTAACTAAGAATAAAATTAATGTTGTTAATCCTCCATATAAATAAATACCAAAACAAGTTCAGTTTAAATATATATGTCTTTTTACTATTTTTTTATAACTTTTGATTATAAAGAATGGGATTCTTTCTTTTCCCATTAATAAGTCAGATTTATAACCTTTAACATCAATCATAATATGTCTTAAATCAATTAATGCAATTACCATAACAATAGAACTTAAAATTAAAATAGTAATCATGATAGCAGCACTTGGAATTAATTTTGGATCAATTCTTAAGAAGTTTTCTCCATCTTGTAATTTAATGTAATTTAATGCTATGAAAAATGCAGATACAATCGAACATATTATTGAAGTAAACATTAAGAATGCTATTTTATATTTTTCCATTTTAATTTCTTTTGCAATTCTTTTGTTTACTGTTACTGCTTCTAATTCTTTTTTTGAAAATTCAGGTGTAATACCTCTAAACTTATTTTCACCAAATACTGAATCACTAGAATTTACATAATTAGGATTTTTTATTTGATTTTGTTCATTTGGATTAGGCTGTTGAATCCCATTCATAATTTCATTATTCATTATTTGCTTTCCCTTTCTTTAAGTTTTGTTTCTCTAACTATTGAGTTAATTTCTTCATCTATTTTAATTTTTTCAATTTCTAGATTATTACTACTTTTATCTATTTTTACTTTTGTAACAGCAAACTTTGTTAGATAAATTAGCAAAGATATCAAAAGAAGTGATGCAAAGAAAATAAAAATAAATAAAAATGGAATTGGTTTCCCAAATATAACTAAAGCATTATTTATGTCAAATATCCCCTTCATGTCATTTCCCCTTTAAATAATTTTATCATTTTTTATTTTTATTTGTTTTTAGTTTAAATAGTGAGCACAGAATAAAAAACTAAACAATGAATGTTTAGTCTTATTTTATTGTTTTAATACTTAATTCACTTAATTGATTGTCTTCAACATAACTAGGTGCATCATTCATCATATCAATCCCTTTTGAATTTTTAGGGAAAGCTATAACGTCTCTAATTGATTCTGAATGAGTAAGTAACATGATTACTCTATCAATTCCAAAAGCAAAACCAGCATGATTTGGTGCTCCATATTTATATGCATTTATAAATCAACCAAAGTTTTTCTCAATAGTTTCATCATCCAATCCTACAGCTTCAAACATTCTTTGTTGAATTCCTGAGTCTGTAATACGAACTCCACCACTTCCAAGTTCAAATCCATTTAAAACTAAATCATATGAATCTGCTATTGCATCTTCTTTATTAGTTTCAAAATCATCAATTGATTTAATGTTTGGCATTGTAAAAGGGTTATGAGCAGCTACATATCTAGATTCCTCATCACTTCATTCATATAATGGGAAATCAATAATTCATAATAATTTATAATCATTAGGATCAGCTAAGTTTAAAATTTCAGCAACTTTATTTCTAACTGCACCAAGCATATCTGATATCTTCTCATATTTACCAACGTTTAGTAGAATAGTTGCTTTATCTTTAATATTAAATTGTTTAATTAAAGCTTGTTTTTCACCATCTGATAAACTTGAAGCGATTGAACCACTTCAAGTTCCATTTTCAAATTTAGCAAATGCTAAATTATTAAAACTCTTTTGTTTTGCAGTTTCTGTTAAAATTTCTAATTGTTTTTTGCTCAATAATTCTTCAACACAAATTCCTCTAATTGATAATTTATTTTCTTTAAAACTTTCAAATAATTTGATTTGAGTTTTATCAAATATTTCATTTAAAGTATTAATTTTTAAATCAAATCTAATATCTGGTTTGTCACTACCATATAAATCTATTGCTTCTCTAAAAGGCATTTTAATTAATTTTTCTTTAAAATCAATTCCTTTAACTTCTAAAAAGATTTTCTTAATTACCTTTTCAATTTGGTCTTGAACCTCTGTAGCAGATGCAAATGACATTTCCATATCTAATTGAGTAAATTCAGGTTGACGATCATTTCTTAAATCTTCATCTCTAAAACATCTAACAATTTGATAATATTTATCAAATCCACTAACCATTAATAATTGTTTATACAATTGGGGAGATTGAGGTAATGCATAAAAAGTATTTTTATTTAATCTTGATGGAACTAAGAAATCTCTTGCTCCTTCTGGAGTTGATTTCCCAAAGTATGGAGTTTCAACTTCAACAAAATTATCAGCTTCAAATTCTTTACGAATTATACTGTTAACTTTTGCTCTTAAAAGCATATTATTTTGTATCTTTTGACGTCTTAAGTCTAAATATCTATATGACATTCTTGTTTCTTCTGAAACTTCTACATCATTTTCAATAACAAAGGGAGTTAATTCACTTTTATTAATTAATTCAATATTTTTAACTTCAATTTCAATTTCACCAGTAGGTATATCTGCATTTTTTGATTTACGTTCAATAACTTTACCTGTTATTGAAATTACATACTCAGGTTTTAAATTATTAATTAATTCTTGTTTGTTTTCACCAACAACAATTTGTGTAATACCATAAAAATCCCTTAAATCAATAAATGTAATTTGTCCCATTTTACGAATTTTTTTAATTCATCCCTTTAATGTTACTTCTTGATTTACATTTGAAATGTTTAATTGATTACAATTATGTGTTCTTTTCATTTCTATTTTTCCCCTTTTAAGTATTTAACAATATCTTTAAATTTCAATTCTTTAGTTTCACCAGATTTTTGATCTTTTATTGCATAAATATCACTATTAATTGAATTTTCACCAATAATAACGATATTTTTAGATTTCAATCTTTCTGCTGATTTAAATCCAGCTTTTAAATTTTTAATATTTCAATTTGTATCAACTTTTAGGTTTGCTGTTCTAG includes these proteins:
- a CDS encoding short chain dehydrogenase; this translates as MKVLILGGHGTLGTAIVKELNKSKKEYEIITAGRKSGDIQVDMTSKESIEAMFQKIGNVDHIVNAAGSATMAPLENLTQEDIKFSLNSKLLGQVNMVLIGSKYLNEKGSITLIAGIIKEEFIKMGTMYALINGAVASFAKAAAFDIEKDIRINCVSPSVFNESMVEYEDYFKGVKPVPVEKAALAFVNVIESDINGEEIKVY
- the rpsU gene encoding 30S ribosomal protein S21 gives rise to the protein MASIIVHEGESIEKALKRFQKVASSNKAEARKREYHLSKKEKRIYKQKQNRKYK
- a CDS encoding MSC_0882 family membrane protein, which produces MNNEIMNGIQQPNPNEQNQIKNPNYVNSSDSVFGENKFRGITPEFSKKELEAVTVNKRIAKEIKMEKYKIAFLMFTSIICSIVSAFFIALNYIKLQDGENFLRIDPKLIPSAAIMITILILSSIVMVIALIDLRHIMIDVKGYKSDLLMGKERIPFFIIKSYKKIVKRHIYLNWTCFGIYLYGGLTTLILFLVNKSDKVSLDSEIMIFIVILSLTAIIQIFSLIFNYSRKGNIDSFYGYEIVGVAEQIALKKAANKFCMLIFFTILAIVLLVIFIPYFIMRKKSDKKLWWFL
- a CDS encoding TIGR04561 family membrane protein — translated: MKGIFDINNALVIFGKPIPFLFIFIFFASLLLISLLIYLTKFAVTKVKIDKSSNNLEIEKIKIDEEINSIVRETKLKERESK
- the aspS gene encoding aspartate--tRNA ligase, producing MKRTHNCNQLNISNVNQEVTLKGWIKKIRKMGQITFIDLRDFYGITQIVVGENKQELINNLKPEYVISITGKVIERKSKNADIPTGEIEIEVKNIELINKSELTPFVIENDVEVSEETRMSYRYLDLRRQKIQNNMLLRAKVNSIIRKEFEADNFVEVETPYFGKSTPEGARDFLVPSRLNKNTFYALPQSPQLYKQLLMVSGFDKYYQIVRCFRDEDLRNDRQPEFTQLDMEMSFASATEVQDQIEKVIKKIFLEVKGIDFKEKLIKMPFREAIDLYGSDKPDIRFDLKINTLNEIFDKTQIKLFESFKENKLSIRGICVEELLSKKQLEILTETAKQKSFNNLAFAKFENGTWSGSIASSLSDGEKQALIKQFNIKDKATILLNVGKYEKISDMLGAVRNKVAEILNLADPNDYKLLWIIDFPLYEWSDEESRYVAAHNPFTMPNIKSIDDFETNKEDAIADSYDLVLNGFELGSGGVRITDSGIQQRMFEAVGLDDETIEKNFGWFINAYKYGAPNHAGFAFGIDRVIMLLTHSESIRDVIAFPKNSKGIDMMNDAPSYVEDNQLSELSIKTIK